The Candidatus Koribacter versatilis Ellin345 genome has a segment encoding these proteins:
- a CDS encoding aldo/keto reductase, with product MKKRKLGQNLEVSELGLGCMGLSFGLGPAVEKQQGIALIRGAVERGVTFFDTAEIYGAYTNEELVGEALEPFRDDVVIATKSGFKIDENGKSAGLDSRPEHIKEVAEASLKRLRTDRIDLLYQHRVDPNVPIEDVAGAVKDLIQAGKVKHFGLSEAGVEVIRRAHAVQPVTALQSEYSLWWREPEDVILPTLEKLGIGFVPFSPLGKGFLTGAIKQDTKFDPNDFRNTVPRFAEENRKANQAVVDLIAEFAKKKNATTAQVALAWVLAQKPWMVPIPGTTKLHRLDENLGAVNVELTAEDLRELNEASSSIQVAGARYSEGAQRMINR from the coding sequence ATGAAGAAGCGCAAGCTTGGGCAGAACTTGGAAGTTTCGGAACTTGGACTGGGGTGTATGGGGCTGAGCTTTGGGCTGGGGCCGGCGGTGGAGAAGCAGCAGGGGATTGCGCTGATTCGCGGGGCCGTGGAGCGCGGGGTTACGTTCTTCGATACTGCGGAAATATATGGCGCGTATACGAACGAAGAGCTTGTGGGCGAGGCGCTGGAGCCGTTCCGCGATGATGTGGTGATCGCGACGAAGTCTGGCTTCAAGATTGACGAGAACGGGAAGAGCGCTGGGCTGGACAGCCGTCCAGAGCACATTAAGGAAGTAGCGGAAGCGTCGTTGAAGCGGCTGCGGACGGACCGCATCGATTTGCTGTATCAGCACCGCGTGGATCCGAACGTTCCGATTGAAGATGTGGCGGGCGCGGTGAAGGACCTGATCCAGGCGGGCAAGGTGAAGCACTTCGGACTTTCGGAAGCGGGTGTCGAAGTGATTCGTCGGGCGCATGCGGTGCAACCGGTGACTGCGCTGCAGAGCGAGTATTCGCTGTGGTGGCGCGAGCCGGAAGACGTGATTCTGCCGACGCTGGAAAAACTTGGCATTGGGTTTGTGCCGTTTAGTCCGCTGGGCAAGGGCTTTTTGACCGGGGCGATCAAGCAAGACACGAAGTTCGATCCGAACGATTTCCGGAACACAGTGCCGCGCTTCGCCGAGGAGAACCGCAAGGCGAACCAGGCGGTGGTTGACCTGATTGCTGAGTTCGCGAAAAAGAAGAACGCGACAACCGCACAGGTCGCGCTGGCGTGGGTGCTGGCGCAGAAGCCATGGATGGTGCCGATTCCCGGTACGACGAAGCTGCATCGGTTGGACGAGAACCTTGGGGCGGTGAATGTGGAACTTACGGCAGAAGATCTTCGCGAGTTGAACGAGGCGTCGTCGAGTATTCAGGTGGCGGGCGCGCGCTATTCGGAAGGCGCGCAAAGGATGATCAACCGCTAG